The sequence TATAGAGAGGCAAACTATGGCCTCTGGGGTTTGTTGTAGGTTGAACCATGCGAAATTGCCGATATTTGAATGGATTTGACCTGTAAAACTGGCAATTTCACTTGGTTCACCCTCTATTTGATCATTTCTGGTACTTTCTCCGTCAACAGGAGAAAACTAAGGTTCCTGCCCCCAGCGTGGAGGATGAGCCACTCCTGAGAGAAAATCCCCGCCGCTTTGTCATCTTTCCTATCGAATACCATGATATTTGGCAGATGTATAAGAAAGCTGAGGCTTCCTTTTGGACAGCTGAGGAGGTAATCCGGGTTCTGGAACTTGGCAGCACAGCCCCCAAATCTAGAAGACTCCTTCCCCAGCGGTTATACTTTGTTTGAAATAATCTTGGGGACAGTTGTACTCAAAGCTGTTAAATTTCTCATTGGCAAAGGAAACTCCTTATGCAAGGAATCTATTTACCAAGGGATCCTTGTAgacttgaaagaaaaattttaaaattatgcattAGGTCCTGCAGACTTGAATCTCTTTCCTTTGTGCTGAAATTTTGAACTTCTCACCTTCAGGTGGATCTTTCCAAGGACATTCAGCACTGGGAAGCCCTGAAGCCTGAGGAGAGATATTTTATATCACATGTTCTAGCTTTCTTTGCAGCAAGTGATGGCATAGTAAATGAAAACTTGGTAAGTTTccagcaaaagcctgctttcattCACTCGAAAGATAAAGGTTGAACTAAGttgtttttctcatctttttcatTCTTCCATACTGAATGTGTAAATATCTATAAACTAGTGTTTATGTTATGCGGCATAACTTTGCAGTTATGTCTTCCTGATGGTATTTTTTGTCTGACTGCAAAGAAGCTCAAAGACCATGTTACGTGGCAGTAGTGAGTTTTCATAAGTGACTGATCTTGGGATGAATTCAGAAAGAATGAATCAGTAATTAAGTGTCAACAGAAATCCTATGAAAGAGAGGTTATCTATGTCCTGATtggtaaattattattattatttaatacaaCCCAGTGAACAGCTGTATGAAATATATGTAGGAGCAAGCTTTATGTTACCGGAAGTGTGTGATGCAACCAGTATCCATTGGTTGGGTGAGCTGCCACCAGTGATTTTTTCCTCaagctttcctttcttttaccaCTAGGTGGAGCGATTTAGCCAAGAAGTTCAGATTACAGAAGCCCGCTGTTTCTATGGCTTCCAAATTGCCATGGAAAACATACATTCCGAAATGTATAGTCTCCTTATCGACACTTACATTAAAGATTCCAAAGAAAGGTGAGTATTAGGGTGGAATGCCAAGGTGTTTAGGACTCATTAAGTGTTCCTTTATGTCCAGTTTCTGCATTCATATAGGAATGGAAAAATGGCTCTAAGATGACTGAACCATCAGTCCTAGTCTGCTCTGGGCAAGTGGCCCTAATTCAGTTTATTAGCCAATCACTTATAAACAAAACTATtagatatttccatttttaaagttcaGAGTATACTGTTGAACATTCAATCTAATGCCTTTGGGAAAATAACTAGAGATAGTATATAAAGAACTAAAACCTGGGGTTGATAGTTTTTACTCTCGCAGCAAAAGTGTTGAGAACCTACAACACAGGGCGTAAGGGGAGAGGATACAAAATAGAATGTAACCTGCCTCTGAGAGGGCTTGTGATATAGTACAGAAAAAGAGGTCTGGAAGTCTAAGTGAGGAATTAGGAAATAATGCAGAGGCAGCAGTGAAACATAAGATCTGGGAGCAGAGCAGACTGGTTCAAATGCTAGTTTATATTTGGGGATAATGGAGGAGAAGTAAAGGTAGGTAGGGGCCTGTTTTAGGTTTTTGAAGGTAGTTTGGAGAGGAGAAATTAGAAGTGGGTGGAGTGGTCTGGATTCTGAGGTCTGCTTTAGAATAGGAGTCTTGGAGAGAATGGAAGTGGTGAAGCCAAGGGCGGTGAAGAGTGGTTTTGGTTATGAGAGGGGAAAGGTGAGTGGGAACTTGAAAGGCTAGCAGGAAATGAGGAAGCTGGGTGGGAAAGGTTTTTGTAGACAGAAATGGCTAAAGGAGGTGGGAGGGGGATATGCTTGGGGGTAAAGTACCAGAAGGGGTAGGATCGGGACGTTCTGGTGGTGAAGCTTTAAAAGCCAGGGAGAGGCAGACTCAAGTCTCTGAAACAGAGTGAAATGGAAAGACCACAAAAGGATTCAAAGTCTGATGACCCTGACTTTGGAAAAAAGGATTGTCTGGGAAGGAGCAGGCTGGGAGATCAGTTAGTAGACTCTTGAGATGGGCACTGGTATAAATGGGAGACAACAGAGACGAAGACCCAGGGAAGTAAATTTGTGGATAGTTTAttggtttcattattttattacaaagGTGTAGAAATTGGGGCCCAAATAATGGGCAGTTAAGATTTTACGgttcttaaaattaaaagaaggtAGGGTCTGTGAACCATGTCGTGATCTAGACTGAAAATAATTAAGCTAGTAAACAATAACCAAGGTTAGTGGACTGTCATTGGTAGAGCTTGGGgttgaaatatgaaaaaatacttcAGTTTGTATTAGTAAACATAAATATTGAGATAAAAAATCTGGAGGAAAGAGCAAGCAGCAAGAGTCCCTCCTTTTGGGGAAAGAGTTGGCAAATATTTCAAGTTGGCCTTGGTCCCAGGGCTCTTATCTAGGAGTTGATAATTGAAGGTTTTTGCTGTAATTGCCTTCCAGGGAATTTCTCTTCAATGCAATTGAAACGATGCCTTGCGTAAAGAAGAAGGCAGACTGGGCCTTGCGTTGGATTGGGGACAAAGAAGCTACCTATGGTAAAGATACCTTTGACCCTATTTAAATAACTAAGCTTCATTTTCTGAGTAATGTTACTGGTTTGTTGGCTTTTCCTGTGTAAAGTTTCTCACTTAGAAATATTTTCCGTTAACTCTTGATAGGAGAACGTGTCGTAGCTTTTGCAGCAGTAGAAGGAATCTTCTTTTCTGGCTCTTTTGCATCCATCTTCTGGCTTAAGAAACGAGGATTGATGCCTGGCCTCACATTTTCCAATGAACTTATTAGCAGAGATGAGGTGAGTCTAATTCAAATAACAGGTTAATCTGCGTCCTTTAGAAACCTACAACTCGTAGACACCATCTTGTAATTCACTGAAGGGAGCCCAAGATAAGGTTGCATTATGTCCACGTATAACATCTGAATTCACCATGTACGTACCCTGCAGAGAATGAAATACTGTAATTTACTGAACTCGTATTCCCAGAGTGTATTATAATACATTTATATGTACATATTGCCCTATAGGCTTGAATGCACACAACTACAAATACTTGATGAGATTTTTCAAGGGACATTTTATTACAGTTTTCAATGGCTGATTCTGGCCTGTGTGATCCCCCTGTACTTCAAAGCTAGATCAAATAGCTAACAAAATCCTGGAGTTGGTAAGCATCCAAGGAATGAGAATTCCATTCTGGTCCAGTGTATGTCTTTGAACGCCCTTGGATTAAACTGAGGAAATAGATGAAGGTGCCTAAATTTTCTAGTTGATGTCCTATTTGAAAAGCAGGGAACATGAACCCACCATAATTGAAACCCAGGTGGCAGATCAAACACATTTGATTTTTCAT comes from Choloepus didactylus isolate mChoDid1 chromosome 20, mChoDid1.pri, whole genome shotgun sequence and encodes:
- the RRM2 gene encoding ribonucleoside-diphosphate reductase subunit M2, with the translated sequence MLSVRVPLATLADQQQLQLSPLKGLSLADKENTPPALSSSRVLASKTARKIFQEPAEPEKTKVPAPSVEDEPLLRENPRRFVIFPIEYHDIWQMYKKAEASFWTAEEVDLSKDIQHWEALKPEERYFISHVLAFFAASDGIVNENLVERFSQEVQITEARCFYGFQIAMENIHSEMYSLLIDTYIKDSKEREFLFNAIETMPCVKKKADWALRWIGDKEATYGERVVAFAAVEGIFFSGSFASIFWLKKRGLMPGLTFSNELISRDEGLHCDFACLMFKHLVHKPSEQRVKEIIINAVRIEQEFLTEALPVKLIGMNCTLMKQYIEFVADRLMLELGFSKVFRVENPFDFMENISLEGKTNFFEKRVGEYQRMGVMSTSTENSFTLDADF